One genomic region from Reichenbachiella ulvae encodes:
- a CDS encoding OmpA family protein: MRKLTLALNLTVFTLLFISAELNAQFLLKLTNPEVRGDEAFEVFNYEEAAHFYQQALQLDSANQNLQLKLAESYYKESDYKNASKWYGAVLENPQIEVANVYKLRYAQSLMAIDRVKKADYWYHEHHKGDTLRQTENRIIGIEQYDDFFASKNTVEVKRLEINSPYRDYSPVYYKRGILFVSERPNTLLFKTSNKEPKYEKLNYSDLYYAEYRIEGYFEEPEILGSSVNTNFHEGPVAPYSNDNKIAFTRNNYLKRRINSDGNGVNMLEIFFATKNEHDHWDDIVGFSNNNENYSSAHPTLDNAGSLLVYASSRPGGYGGSDLYYCTMEADSTWSKPTNLGPGINTEGNELFPTLDRNVLYFASDGHPGLGGLDIYKAKFDFETSNEIENLGVPINSPGDDFGITIDPTGNKGYFSSNRADPLNDDIYAFSRVPVSAYINIVDSRTGEKIDKAKVAINLNENESKTWDYDGRKIKLGSVLNRNHRVIITSDKYFEREVKIEMGMNNPRDVREFDIAVKRKPMVMEDSVQLIMNGKQIFMAFNGNVYIPSYGTNVSISDGLHSIPLGFSLYEDERNKLPSKLIQEGFKLKTPLVVDNIYYATNFYELRPQDEKVLDEFIDVMKAYDELKLFVNSHADSRGSKEYNLMLSEKRAQAAYDYLVQGGIDQDRLKMLFFGEHVPENDCIDGVNCDDADYQKNRKSEFGFFVERAEF, translated from the coding sequence ATGAGAAAATTGACCCTTGCCCTAAACCTAACTGTATTTACCCTTCTATTCATTTCGGCTGAACTGAATGCTCAGTTTTTGCTAAAACTGACCAACCCTGAAGTGCGTGGAGATGAAGCCTTCGAAGTTTTCAACTATGAAGAAGCAGCACACTTCTATCAGCAAGCCCTGCAGCTGGACTCTGCCAACCAGAACCTACAGCTGAAGCTGGCCGAATCCTATTACAAAGAAAGTGACTACAAAAATGCCTCGAAATGGTACGGCGCGGTGCTGGAAAACCCTCAGATAGAAGTAGCCAATGTCTACAAACTGCGCTATGCACAATCTCTGATGGCCATAGATCGTGTCAAGAAAGCTGATTATTGGTATCACGAGCACCACAAAGGAGACACCCTAAGACAAACTGAAAACAGAATCATTGGTATTGAACAATATGACGACTTCTTTGCTTCTAAAAACACCGTAGAAGTGAAAAGACTGGAGATCAACTCTCCCTACAGGGACTATAGCCCCGTATACTACAAACGAGGAATTCTTTTTGTATCAGAAAGACCCAATACCCTGCTTTTCAAAACCAGTAACAAAGAACCCAAATACGAGAAACTGAACTACTCAGACCTGTATTATGCAGAGTACCGAATTGAGGGTTATTTTGAAGAACCTGAAATTTTGGGTTCAAGTGTCAACACCAACTTTCACGAAGGGCCAGTGGCTCCCTACAGCAATGACAATAAAATTGCCTTCACTAGAAACAATTACCTCAAGAGAAGAATCAACAGTGATGGAAATGGTGTCAATATGCTGGAAATATTCTTTGCTACCAAAAACGAACACGATCATTGGGACGATATAGTTGGCTTCTCCAACAACAATGAGAACTACTCCAGCGCACATCCCACATTGGACAATGCAGGGAGTTTATTGGTATATGCATCTAGCAGACCCGGAGGCTATGGAGGATCAGACCTTTATTATTGTACTATGGAGGCCGACAGCACCTGGTCCAAACCAACCAACCTGGGCCCCGGTATCAATACCGAAGGCAATGAGCTCTTCCCTACCCTGGACAGAAATGTGCTTTACTTCGCTTCTGATGGACATCCCGGACTAGGAGGGCTGGATATCTACAAGGCTAAGTTTGATTTTGAAACCTCCAACGAAATAGAGAATCTAGGTGTGCCGATCAATTCTCCGGGGGATGATTTTGGGATCACCATCGATCCAACTGGCAACAAAGGATACTTCAGCTCCAACCGAGCCGATCCCCTGAACGACGACATCTACGCATTCAGCAGAGTACCAGTAAGTGCTTACATCAACATTGTGGACTCTCGCACAGGAGAGAAAATAGACAAGGCAAAAGTCGCCATCAACCTGAACGAAAACGAATCAAAAACCTGGGATTATGATGGAAGAAAAATCAAGCTTGGCTCTGTATTGAATAGAAATCATCGCGTCATAATTACCTCTGATAAGTATTTCGAAAGAGAGGTAAAAATTGAAATGGGCATGAATAACCCGAGAGATGTTCGTGAATTCGATATAGCTGTGAAAAGAAAGCCCATGGTCATGGAAGATTCCGTTCAATTGATCATGAATGGCAAACAAATTTTTATGGCCTTTAATGGAAACGTATACATCCCTAGTTATGGAACCAATGTGTCGATTTCGGATGGCCTTCATTCGATCCCTTTAGGATTCTCCTTATATGAGGATGAAAGAAACAAACTCCCAAGTAAGCTGATTCAAGAAGGCTTCAAGCTAAAAACCCCATTGGTAGTGGACAATATATATTACGCTACTAACTTCTATGAGCTTCGGCCACAAGACGAAAAAGTACTGGATGAATTCATAGATGTAATGAAGGCCTATGATGAACTCAAACTGTTCGTCAACTCACATGCCGACAGCCGCGGATCAAAAGAATACAACCTAATGTTGTCTGAAAAAAGAGCCCAGGCAGCCTACGATTATCTGGTACAAGGTGGTATCGATCAGGACCGTCTCAAGATGCTTTTCTTCGGAGAGCATGTGCCTGAAAACGACTGTATAGATGGGGTCAACTGCGATGATGCTGACTATCAGAAAAATAGAAAGTCAGAATTTGGGTTCTTTGTCGAGAGAGCAGAGTTTTAA
- a CDS encoding flavin reductase family protein, with the protein MEYKSFDPKELSQPELHGYMLSAVAPRPICFASTIDKAGNVNLSPFSFFNVFSSNPPIMIFSPSRRGRDNTTKHSFENVTEVPEVVINIVNHPIVEQMSLSSTEYDKGVNEFVKTGLTPIKSEMVKPPRVGESPVSFECKVIEVKPLGDGPGAGNLVVSEVLRVHIRPEYLGADGKLDSHKLDLVARMGGSWYCRATRDAMFEIPKPLQKKGIGVDALPESARNSTVLTGNNLGRLGNVESLPSEQEVNELSYLNEIKVIVGSELDRDHLIELLHQKAQQWLNEGEVKKALSLVLFAEQWV; encoded by the coding sequence ATGGAGTACAAAAGTTTTGACCCTAAGGAGTTGTCACAGCCGGAGCTGCATGGCTACATGCTGTCTGCTGTGGCGCCCCGGCCGATATGTTTCGCCAGTACGATAGACAAGGCAGGTAATGTAAATCTGAGCCCTTTTAGCTTTTTCAATGTCTTCAGTTCCAATCCGCCCATTATGATTTTCTCTCCTTCTCGACGGGGAAGAGATAACACAACCAAGCACAGTTTTGAAAATGTGACGGAGGTCCCTGAGGTGGTGATTAATATCGTCAATCACCCAATCGTAGAGCAGATGTCTCTATCCAGTACCGAATATGATAAGGGAGTCAATGAGTTTGTGAAGACAGGTTTGACTCCAATAAAAAGTGAAATGGTGAAGCCTCCCAGAGTGGGGGAGTCTCCAGTTTCCTTTGAGTGCAAGGTGATAGAGGTGAAACCGCTGGGCGATGGGCCTGGAGCGGGCAATTTGGTAGTCTCCGAAGTGCTTCGTGTCCATATTCGACCCGAATACCTGGGTGCTGATGGAAAACTGGATTCTCACAAGTTGGATTTAGTGGCTCGCATGGGTGGCAGTTGGTATTGCCGTGCGACTCGGGACGCCATGTTCGAAATACCCAAACCCTTGCAGAAAAAAGGAATAGGAGTGGATGCATTGCCAGAGTCTGCGAGAAATAGCACAGTGCTAACTGGAAACAATCTTGGAAGACTCGGAAATGTGGAGTCCCTCCCAAGTGAGCAGGAAGTGAATGAATTGAGCTATTTGAACGAAATCAAGGTCATAGTGGGAAGTGAACTAGATAGAGATCATCTCATAGAACTGCTCCATCAAAAAGCCCAGCAGTGGCTCAATGAGGGAGAAGTGAAAAAGGCTCTTTCCTTAGTTCTATTTGCCGAACAATGGGTTTAG
- the fahA gene encoding fumarylacetoacetase yields the protein MNELKSWLSIADDSDFSIYNLPFGIYSIKGGRKQAGIAIGDQVVDLVGLAENQMIDLAPCFFEHEYLNEFINLGKGVTSKLRLEVQKLLSDENSPLRNHPELLIDQKDVTMHMPVRVGDYTDFYSSIEHATNVGKMFRDPENALLPNWKHIPVGYHGRASSIVVSGVPIHRPMGQVLPKEAEVPVFEASSRVDFELEMGFVIGKNTALGDRIAADQAEDYIFGKVLFNDWSARDIQKWEYVPLGPFLAKNFGSSISPWVVTMEALEPFRVAGPKQDPEVLSYLKTKGERNIDINLEVAIAPEGVEEQIVSRSNFKYMYWNMAQQLAHHTVNGCDVHVGDMMASGTISGPNPDSYGSMLELAWAGTQPLKMKDGSERKFIHDGDTVIMRGFAKKEGKRVGFGEVRSQILPAKK from the coding sequence ATGAATGAATTGAAAAGTTGGTTGTCGATAGCAGACGACTCAGATTTTAGTATATACAATTTGCCATTTGGTATTTATTCCATCAAAGGAGGACGCAAACAGGCCGGAATAGCCATTGGAGACCAGGTGGTTGACTTGGTAGGTTTGGCAGAGAATCAGATGATAGACTTAGCCCCTTGCTTTTTTGAGCATGAGTACCTCAATGAATTTATCAATCTGGGCAAGGGAGTGACCAGCAAGCTAAGACTGGAGGTGCAGAAACTTCTGTCAGATGAAAATTCTCCATTACGTAATCATCCGGAGTTGCTGATTGATCAAAAGGATGTGACGATGCATATGCCCGTTCGGGTGGGAGATTATACAGATTTCTACAGCAGTATCGAGCATGCTACCAATGTGGGCAAGATGTTTCGCGATCCGGAAAATGCCCTATTGCCCAATTGGAAGCATATTCCTGTGGGCTATCATGGTCGTGCTTCCTCCATCGTGGTGAGTGGCGTGCCCATTCATCGCCCGATGGGGCAGGTCTTGCCCAAAGAGGCTGAAGTGCCCGTCTTCGAAGCGTCATCCAGAGTAGATTTTGAACTGGAGATGGGTTTTGTGATTGGCAAGAATACGGCTCTTGGTGATAGGATAGCTGCTGACCAAGCGGAGGATTATATCTTCGGAAAAGTACTGTTCAACGATTGGTCTGCCCGAGATATTCAAAAATGGGAATATGTGCCGCTGGGTCCGTTTTTGGCCAAGAATTTTGGCTCATCGATTTCTCCCTGGGTGGTGACTATGGAAGCTTTAGAGCCTTTCAGAGTGGCGGGACCTAAACAGGATCCTGAAGTTTTGTCGTATCTAAAAACGAAGGGTGAAAGGAACATTGATATTAATTTGGAAGTAGCCATTGCGCCTGAAGGTGTAGAAGAGCAGATCGTCAGTCGATCCAATTTCAAATACATGTATTGGAACATGGCCCAGCAGCTGGCCCATCATACGGTCAACGGCTGTGATGTACATGTGGGTGACATGATGGCTTCTGGTACTATTTCCGGACCTAATCCGGATAGTTATGGTTCGATGCTGGAGCTGGCCTGGGCTGGTACTCAGCCTCTGAAAATGAAGGATGGCTCAGAAAGAAAATTTATTCATGATGGTGATACGGTGATCATGCGAGGTTTCGCAAAGAAGGAAGGGAAGCGTGTAGGGTTCGGTGAAGTGCGATCACAGATACTGCCTGCAAAAAAGTAA
- a CDS encoding CoA transferase subunit B: protein MLDKHGIAKRIAQELQDGWYVNLGIGIPTLVANYVPDDMEVEFQSENGILGMGAFPYEGEEDADMINAGKQTVTLRPGAVIFDSATSFAMIRGQHVQLTVLGAMEVSETGDIANWKIPGKLVKGMGGAMDLVASAQNIIVAMMHTSKSGDSKLLPECTLPLTGVGCVTRIITNMAVLDVRDKAFHLVERAPGVTVDEIKEATEGKLVVPADVPEMKL, encoded by the coding sequence AAACACGGAATTGCTAAAAGAATTGCGCAGGAATTGCAGGATGGTTGGTATGTCAATCTTGGGATTGGGATTCCTACCCTGGTGGCCAATTATGTGCCAGACGATATGGAGGTAGAGTTCCAGTCCGAAAATGGAATTTTGGGGATGGGCGCCTTTCCCTATGAGGGAGAGGAGGATGCAGATATGATCAATGCTGGCAAGCAAACGGTGACTTTAAGACCGGGAGCAGTCATTTTTGACTCTGCTACTTCCTTTGCCATGATTCGCGGGCAGCATGTTCAGCTAACCGTACTGGGTGCGATGGAGGTCTCTGAGACCGGAGATATTGCCAATTGGAAGATCCCCGGTAAGTTGGTGAAAGGAATGGGGGGTGCGATGGACCTGGTGGCTTCTGCACAAAATATCATTGTCGCCATGATGCATACCAGCAAGTCTGGTGATTCTAAGCTGTTACCTGAATGCACTTTGCCGTTGACAGGAGTAGGCTGTGTGACCCGCATCATCACCAACATGGCAGTATTGGATGTAAGGGACAAAGCCTTTCATCTGGTCGAACGTGCACCCGGAGTGACCGTCGATGAAATCAAAGAAGCCACGGAGGGAAAATTGGTGGTACCCGCTGATGTACCGGAAATGAAATTATAA